The proteins below come from a single Methanolobus chelungpuianus genomic window:
- a CDS encoding AAA family ATPase, protein MARIIAVTGKGGTGKTATSALLIRQLAKGNKVILAVDADPDTNLPETLGCDVSKTIGDIKEFMHSERDNLPPDTNKESVLKSKLYEIIEEMPKYDLLVMGRPEGAGCYCYVNNLLRGIMDKLVDNYDVLIIDAEAGLEHFSRRIFRRVDDLIVVTDGSRRGLRTAERIRELVDEMETDVSNIYVIANKVTETNREIIASTAKELGLELIGMIPVDEMLIRKDLAGEPLFDLPDDSAAVMEVERITAKLGL, encoded by the coding sequence GTGGCCAGGATCATTGCAGTGACAGGCAAGGGGGGAACCGGGAAGACCGCAACGTCGGCCCTTCTCATCCGCCAGCTTGCAAAAGGGAACAAGGTCATTCTTGCAGTGGACGCTGATCCCGACACTAACCTTCCCGAAACCCTCGGATGCGATGTCAGCAAGACTATCGGCGACATAAAGGAGTTCATGCACAGCGAGCGTGACAACCTGCCCCCCGATACGAACAAGGAGTCTGTGCTCAAGTCAAAGCTCTACGAGATCATCGAGGAGATGCCAAAGTATGACCTGCTCGTTATGGGAAGGCCCGAAGGGGCAGGTTGCTACTGTTATGTGAACAATCTCCTGCGGGGTATCATGGACAAGCTCGTGGATAACTACGACGTCCTCATCATTGATGCTGAGGCGGGGCTGGAGCATTTCAGCCGCCGGATATTCCGCAGAGTGGATGACCTGATAGTAGTAACGGACGGGTCCCGCCGTGGACTGCGTACCGCAGAGCGCATCAGGGAACTTGTGGATGAGATGGAGACAGACGTATCAAATATTTATGTTATTGCAAACAAGGTCACAGAAACGAACCGTGAGATCATCGCAAGCACAGCAAAGGAACTTGGCCTGGAGCTTATAGGTATGATCCCGGTCGATGAGATGCTCATCCGCAAGGACCTTGCAGGAGAGCCGCTGTTCGACCTTCCTGACGATTCAGCTGCTGTCATGGAAGTTGAAAGGATCACAGCGAAACTAGGTTTGTGA
- the acsC gene encoding acetyl-CoA decarbonylase/synthase complex subunit gamma, whose amino-acid sequence MKINSPLEAYKYLPGTNCTVCGEQTCMAFAAHLIDRSRKLSECTPMLEEKFSKKLEQLQGLLAPEIREVEIGVGEKTVKIGGDDVLYRHKLTFFNQTVFAYDVWDTMDDKDLVERVKKIQDFKKFYVGNFLTVDMVAVRSTSNDPKKFASVVKKVIETTDMPLVLCSFNPEVLKAGLEVAKDKNPLLYAANKDNWQQVAALALEYDVPVTLFAPNDLDLLKSLAKTFAEMGTEKLVLDPGTFPSGKQLKETFNNFIKVRRAGIDGDREIAYPLMAVPLMAWMVHDDPVSASYWETVIASVFTIKYGDIMILHSTEPYAMLPELHIRDTIYTDPRKPVTVDPGMYKIGSPTKDSPVFVTTNFALTYYTVESDISSNKIDCFLWAIDTDGIGVEAAVAGGQLTAAKIKKGIEESGFNMKTDTSHNTIILPGLAARLQGDVEDETGSKVLIGPADSGRIPGWLEKNWPPKK is encoded by the coding sequence ATGAAGATCAACAGCCCTCTTGAGGCTTATAAATACCTGCCGGGTACAAACTGTACGGTTTGCGGTGAGCAGACATGTATGGCCTTTGCAGCGCACCTGATAGACAGGTCCAGGAAACTCAGCGAATGTACCCCTATGCTCGAGGAAAAGTTCAGCAAGAAGCTTGAGCAGCTTCAGGGACTGCTGGCACCCGAGATAAGGGAGGTCGAGATCGGTGTCGGTGAGAAGACCGTGAAGATCGGTGGCGATGACGTACTCTACCGCCACAAGCTGACATTCTTCAACCAGACCGTATTTGCCTATGACGTGTGGGACACCATGGACGATAAGGACCTTGTTGAAAGGGTGAAGAAGATCCAGGATTTCAAGAAGTTCTATGTAGGCAACTTCCTGACCGTTGACATGGTAGCTGTGCGCAGCACATCCAACGACCCTAAAAAGTTCGCTTCAGTCGTGAAGAAGGTCATTGAGACCACGGACATGCCATTGGTACTGTGCTCATTCAACCCTGAAGTACTGAAAGCCGGCCTTGAGGTAGCAAAGGATAAAAACCCGCTGCTGTATGCCGCTAATAAGGACAACTGGCAGCAGGTGGCCGCACTTGCGCTGGAATACGACGTACCTGTGACCCTTTTCGCACCCAATGACCTTGACCTTTTGAAGTCACTTGCAAAGACCTTTGCTGAGATGGGTACCGAGAAGCTTGTGCTTGACCCGGGAACATTCCCCTCAGGAAAGCAGCTCAAGGAAACATTCAACAATTTCATCAAGGTGCGCAGGGCAGGCATTGACGGCGACCGCGAGATCGCATACCCTCTCATGGCTGTTCCCCTGATGGCATGGATGGTCCACGACGACCCTGTGAGCGCATCCTACTGGGAGACTGTCATTGCATCGGTGTTCACCATCAAGTACGGCGACATAATGATCCTACACAGCACCGAGCCTTATGCCATGCTGCCGGAACTGCACATCCGTGACACCATCTACACAGACCCGAGAAAGCCTGTGACCGTGGACCCCGGCATGTACAAGATCGGCTCACCAACAAAGGACTCGCCCGTATTCGTGACCACCAACTTCGCCCTTACTTACTACACAGTCGAGAGCGATATCTCATCCAACAAGATAGACTGCTTCCTCTGGGCTATCGACACCGACGGTATTGGTGTCGAGGCTGCGGTAGCAGGCGGTCAGCTCACAGCTGCCAAGATAAAGAAAGGCATCGAGGAGTCCGGCTTCAACATGAAGACCGACACATCCCACAACACCATCATCCTGCCGGGGCTTGCCGCACGCCTGCAGGGAGATGTCGAGGATGAGACCGGGTCCAAGGTTCTCATAGGGCCTGCCGATTCAGGCCGTATACCGGGCTGGCTGGAGAAGAACTGGCCACCGAAGAAATAA
- the cdhD gene encoding CO dehydrogenase/acetyl-CoA synthase subunit delta, protein MTNKMKLTQLTEMLQELNIESLEGVTIEGDIELNITGGGGLNPALAYALGHEISQISLHMANIGRMLGFPAEQLFASAFGMAGMQQPQAPSLGTAPRIQELLASKFEVAKMNNWNNPIQEVTLGATSTDGGSRKNTITIGGENALPYYFDAAMPHRNYVTMDVFDMPIGMAKAVKSNYDDVINDPAEWAKKVVREFNADMVTIHLISTDPLIKDTSAKDAAKVVEDVLQAVKVPIVIGGSGNPEKDPEVLEKAAEVAAGERVLLASASLNLDYERIARAAVEHGHVVLSWTQLEINAQKELNRKLMKQCKVPRDSIVMDPTTAALGYGLDYAYTNMERIRLAGLMGDDELTFPMSSGTTNAWGARESWMVSSPLSQDSDWGPREYRGPIWEIITGLALSLAGNDMFMMMHPTSVQVLKEITQTLYGSIEAEELDISNWIGAEV, encoded by the coding sequence ATGACAAACAAAATGAAGTTGACGCAACTTACGGAGATGTTGCAGGAACTCAATATAGAGTCCCTTGAAGGAGTGACCATCGAGGGAGATATCGAACTTAACATCACCGGCGGAGGAGGGCTTAACCCTGCACTTGCCTACGCACTCGGACACGAGATATCACAGATATCCCTGCACATGGCCAATATAGGAAGAATGCTGGGATTCCCTGCAGAACAGTTATTCGCATCTGCTTTTGGCATGGCCGGCATGCAGCAGCCTCAGGCACCCTCACTGGGAACCGCTCCGAGGATACAGGAGCTCCTGGCCTCTAAGTTCGAGGTTGCAAAAATGAACAACTGGAACAATCCTATCCAGGAAGTGACACTTGGTGCCACATCCACAGACGGCGGTTCCAGGAAGAACACGATAACCATAGGCGGAGAGAACGCACTTCCTTATTACTTCGATGCCGCAATGCCCCACAGGAACTATGTGACAATGGACGTGTTCGACATGCCCATTGGAATGGCGAAGGCTGTCAAATCCAATTATGATGATGTCATCAATGACCCTGCGGAATGGGCCAAAAAAGTTGTCCGTGAGTTCAATGCGGACATGGTGACGATCCACCTTATCTCTACTGACCCGCTCATCAAGGACACTTCCGCAAAGGATGCGGCAAAGGTCGTTGAGGATGTGCTGCAGGCAGTGAAGGTGCCCATAGTCATTGGCGGCTCGGGCAACCCCGAGAAAGACCCGGAGGTTCTGGAAAAGGCCGCAGAGGTCGCAGCCGGCGAGCGCGTGCTGCTGGCTTCTGCAAGCCTTAACCTCGACTATGAGAGGATCGCAAGGGCTGCCGTGGAACACGGGCATGTTGTGCTCTCATGGACACAGCTTGAGATCAATGCCCAGAAGGAGCTTAACAGGAAGCTCATGAAGCAGTGCAAGGTCCCAAGGGACAGCATCGTGATGGACCCGACAACTGCAGCACTGGGATACGGCCTTGATTACGCATACACCAACATGGAACGCATAAGGCTTGCAGGACTCATGGGTGACGACGAGCTCACCTTCCCGATGTCCTCCGGTACCACCAATGCATGGGGCGCCCGTGAGTCATGGATGGTCTCATCCCCGCTCAGCCAGGACTCCGACTGGGGACCGAGGGAATACCGCGGCCCGATCTGGGAGATCATTACCGGTCTTGCGCTCTCCCTTGCAGGCAATGATATGTTCATGATGATGCACCCGACATCCGTCCAGGTGCTCAAGGAAATAACCCAGACACTCTACGGCTCCATCGAGGCGGAAGAACTGGACATCAGCAACTGGATAGGAGCGGAGGTATAA